From Numida meleagris isolate 19003 breed g44 Domestic line chromosome 4, NumMel1.0, whole genome shotgun sequence, the proteins below share one genomic window:
- the LOC110399162 gene encoding amyloid beta A4 precursor protein-binding family B member 2-like isoform X2: MGRRYPGAHYRPSSSFDSSVDALAVFMASGSTTDVVNRNGPATPPNTLSLRSSHNELLNAEIRHTETKNSTPPKCRKKYALTNIQTAMGLSDPAAQPLLGSSSANMKLVKNGENQLRKAAEQGQQDPNKNLSTMAGISVTSEKFEGKEPNPQDSSSCEILPSQPRRTKSFLNYYADLETSARELEQSFAAMEDKSAHSNGQASTIIVNGEVLSRKQNKQSSPEDGQAATVSSSPETKKDHPKTGAKTDCALHRIQNLAPSDEDSSWTTLSQDSASPSSPDETDIWSDQSFQTDPDLPPGWKKINDIAGIYYWHIPTGTTQWQRPVSVPTDLQGSRKGSLGSITPSPTPETEKQPWSDFAVLNGGKINSDIWKDLHAATVNPDPSLKEFEGATLRYASLKLRNAPQSDDDDSCSINSDPEAKVCKKIHYEVTIKNLQL, encoded by the exons TCGATTCCAGTGTGGACGCACTGGCGGTGTTTATGGCAAGCGGCAGCACAACGGACGTGGTGAATCGCAACGGCCCCGCCACGCCACCCAACACCCTCAGCCTGCGCTCCTCTCACAATGAGCTGCTGAACGCTGAGATCCGGCACACCGAGACCAAGAACAGCACTCCTCCGAAATGCAGGAAGAAGTACGCGCTGACTAACATTCAGACAGCCATGGGCCTCTcagacccagcagcacagccccttctggggagcagctctgccaatATGAAGCTGGTGAAGAATGGAGAAAACCAGCTGAGGAAAGCTGCCGAGCAGGGCCAGCAGGATCCCAACAAGAACCTCAGCACCATGGCCGGCATCAGTGTGACTTCTGAGAAGTTTGAAGGCAAAGAGCCAAACCCACAGGACTCCTCCAGCTGTGAAATactgccctcacagcccaggaGGACCAAGAGCTTCCTTAATTACTATGCAGACCTGGAGACGTCTgccagagagctggagcagagctttGCTGCAATGGAAGATAAATCTGCACACAGCAATGGCCAGGCTTCTACCATTATTGTCAATGGGGAAGTCCTGTCCCGGAAGCAAAACAAGCAGTCAAGCCCAGAGGATGGCCAAGCTGCCACAGTGTCCTCGAGCCCTGAGACTAAGAAGGACCACCCCAAAACAGGGGCCAAAACAGACTGCGCGCTGCACAGGATTCAGAACCTGGCTCCGAGTGATGAGGACTCCAGCTGGACTACACTGTCCCAGGACAGCGCTTCGCCGAGCTCGCCTGACGAAACAG ATATATGGAGTGATCAATCATTTCAGACAGACCCAGACCTACCACctggatggaaaaaaatcaatgacaTTGCTGGAATCTACTACTGGCACATACCTACGGGAACAACTCAATGGCAACGTCCTGTGTCTGTTCCAACAGATCTTCAGGGCTCACGGAAAGGATCGCTTGGTTCCATTACTCCGTCACCTACTCCAGAAACTGAG AAACAGCCATGGAGTGATTTTGCTGTACTGAATGGGGGAAAGATTAATAGTGACATTTGGAAG GACCTGCATGCAGCCACTGTGAACCCAGACCCAAGTCTGAAAGAGTTTGAAGGAGCAACATTGCGCTATGCCTCCTTGAAGCTCAG AAATGCTCCACAGTCTGATGATGATGATTCTTGTAGCATCAACAGCGATCCAGAAGCCAAGGTCTGTAAGAAAATACACTATGAGGTAACAATTAAAAATTTGCAATTGTGA
- the LOC110399162 gene encoding amyloid beta A4 precursor protein-binding family B member 2-like isoform X4 codes for MGRRYPGAHYRPSSSFDSSVDALAVFMASGSTTDVVNRNGPATPPNTLSLRSSHNELLNAEIRHTETKNSTPPKCRKKYALTNIQTAMGLSDPAAQPLLGSSSANMKLVKNGENQLRKAAEQGQQDPNKNLSTMAGISVTSEKFEGKEPNPQDSSSCEILPSQPRRTKSFLNYYADLETSARELEQSFAAMEDKSAHSNGQASTIIVNGEVLSRKQNKQSSPEDGQAATVSSSPETKKDHPKTGAKTDCALHRIQNLAPSDEDSSWTTLSQDSASPSSPDETADIWSDQSFQTDPDLPPGWKKINDIAGIYYWHIPTGTTQWQRPVSVPTDLQGSRKGSLGSITPSPTPETEDLHAATVNPDPSLKEFEGATLRYASLKLRNAPQSDDDDSCSINSDPEAKVCKKIHYEVTIKNLQL; via the exons TCGATTCCAGTGTGGACGCACTGGCGGTGTTTATGGCAAGCGGCAGCACAACGGACGTGGTGAATCGCAACGGCCCCGCCACGCCACCCAACACCCTCAGCCTGCGCTCCTCTCACAATGAGCTGCTGAACGCTGAGATCCGGCACACCGAGACCAAGAACAGCACTCCTCCGAAATGCAGGAAGAAGTACGCGCTGACTAACATTCAGACAGCCATGGGCCTCTcagacccagcagcacagccccttctggggagcagctctgccaatATGAAGCTGGTGAAGAATGGAGAAAACCAGCTGAGGAAAGCTGCCGAGCAGGGCCAGCAGGATCCCAACAAGAACCTCAGCACCATGGCCGGCATCAGTGTGACTTCTGAGAAGTTTGAAGGCAAAGAGCCAAACCCACAGGACTCCTCCAGCTGTGAAATactgccctcacagcccaggaGGACCAAGAGCTTCCTTAATTACTATGCAGACCTGGAGACGTCTgccagagagctggagcagagctttGCTGCAATGGAAGATAAATCTGCACACAGCAATGGCCAGGCTTCTACCATTATTGTCAATGGGGAAGTCCTGTCCCGGAAGCAAAACAAGCAGTCAAGCCCAGAGGATGGCCAAGCTGCCACAGTGTCCTCGAGCCCTGAGACTAAGAAGGACCACCCCAAAACAGGGGCCAAAACAGACTGCGCGCTGCACAGGATTCAGAACCTGGCTCCGAGTGATGAGGACTCCAGCTGGACTACACTGTCCCAGGACAGCGCTTCGCCGAGCTCGCCTGACGAAACAG CAGATATATGGAGTGATCAATCATTTCAGACAGACCCAGACCTACCACctggatggaaaaaaatcaatgacaTTGCTGGAATCTACTACTGGCACATACCTACGGGAACAACTCAATGGCAACGTCCTGTGTCTGTTCCAACAGATCTTCAGGGCTCACGGAAAGGATCGCTTGGTTCCATTACTCCGTCACCTACTCCAGAAACTGAG GACCTGCATGCAGCCACTGTGAACCCAGACCCAAGTCTGAAAGAGTTTGAAGGAGCAACATTGCGCTATGCCTCCTTGAAGCTCAG AAATGCTCCACAGTCTGATGATGATGATTCTTGTAGCATCAACAGCGATCCAGAAGCCAAGGTCTGTAAGAAAATACACTATGAGGTAACAATTAAAAATTTGCAATTGTGA
- the LOC110399162 gene encoding amyloid beta A4 precursor protein-binding family B member 2-like isoform X3 → MSEVLPVDSSVDALAVFMASGSTTDVVNRNGPATPPNTLSLRSSHNELLNAEIRHTETKNSTPPKCRKKYALTNIQTAMGLSDPAAQPLLGSSSANMKLVKNGENQLRKAAEQGQQDPNKNLSTMAGISVTSEKFEGKEPNPQDSSSCEILPSQPRRTKSFLNYYADLETSARELEQSFAAMEDKSAHSNGQASTIIVNGEVLSRKQNKQSSPEDGQAATVSSSPETKKDHPKTGAKTDCALHRIQNLAPSDEDSSWTTLSQDSASPSSPDETADIWSDQSFQTDPDLPPGWKKINDIAGIYYWHIPTGTTQWQRPVSVPTDLQGSRKGSLGSITPSPTPETEKQPWSDFAVLNGGKINSDIWKDLHAATVNPDPSLKEFEGATLRYASLKLRNAPQSDDDDSCSINSDPEAKVCKKIHYEVTIKNLQL, encoded by the exons ATGTCAGAAGTACTTCCAG TCGATTCCAGTGTGGACGCACTGGCGGTGTTTATGGCAAGCGGCAGCACAACGGACGTGGTGAATCGCAACGGCCCCGCCACGCCACCCAACACCCTCAGCCTGCGCTCCTCTCACAATGAGCTGCTGAACGCTGAGATCCGGCACACCGAGACCAAGAACAGCACTCCTCCGAAATGCAGGAAGAAGTACGCGCTGACTAACATTCAGACAGCCATGGGCCTCTcagacccagcagcacagccccttctggggagcagctctgccaatATGAAGCTGGTGAAGAATGGAGAAAACCAGCTGAGGAAAGCTGCCGAGCAGGGCCAGCAGGATCCCAACAAGAACCTCAGCACCATGGCCGGCATCAGTGTGACTTCTGAGAAGTTTGAAGGCAAAGAGCCAAACCCACAGGACTCCTCCAGCTGTGAAATactgccctcacagcccaggaGGACCAAGAGCTTCCTTAATTACTATGCAGACCTGGAGACGTCTgccagagagctggagcagagctttGCTGCAATGGAAGATAAATCTGCACACAGCAATGGCCAGGCTTCTACCATTATTGTCAATGGGGAAGTCCTGTCCCGGAAGCAAAACAAGCAGTCAAGCCCAGAGGATGGCCAAGCTGCCACAGTGTCCTCGAGCCCTGAGACTAAGAAGGACCACCCCAAAACAGGGGCCAAAACAGACTGCGCGCTGCACAGGATTCAGAACCTGGCTCCGAGTGATGAGGACTCCAGCTGGACTACACTGTCCCAGGACAGCGCTTCGCCGAGCTCGCCTGACGAAACAG CAGATATATGGAGTGATCAATCATTTCAGACAGACCCAGACCTACCACctggatggaaaaaaatcaatgacaTTGCTGGAATCTACTACTGGCACATACCTACGGGAACAACTCAATGGCAACGTCCTGTGTCTGTTCCAACAGATCTTCAGGGCTCACGGAAAGGATCGCTTGGTTCCATTACTCCGTCACCTACTCCAGAAACTGAG AAACAGCCATGGAGTGATTTTGCTGTACTGAATGGGGGAAAGATTAATAGTGACATTTGGAAG GACCTGCATGCAGCCACTGTGAACCCAGACCCAAGTCTGAAAGAGTTTGAAGGAGCAACATTGCGCTATGCCTCCTTGAAGCTCAG AAATGCTCCACAGTCTGATGATGATGATTCTTGTAGCATCAACAGCGATCCAGAAGCCAAGGTCTGTAAGAAAATACACTATGAGGTAACAATTAAAAATTTGCAATTGTGA
- the LOC110399162 gene encoding amyloid beta A4 precursor protein-binding family B member 2-like isoform X1: MGRRYPGAHYRPSSSFDSSVDALAVFMASGSTTDVVNRNGPATPPNTLSLRSSHNELLNAEIRHTETKNSTPPKCRKKYALTNIQTAMGLSDPAAQPLLGSSSANMKLVKNGENQLRKAAEQGQQDPNKNLSTMAGISVTSEKFEGKEPNPQDSSSCEILPSQPRRTKSFLNYYADLETSARELEQSFAAMEDKSAHSNGQASTIIVNGEVLSRKQNKQSSPEDGQAATVSSSPETKKDHPKTGAKTDCALHRIQNLAPSDEDSSWTTLSQDSASPSSPDETADIWSDQSFQTDPDLPPGWKKINDIAGIYYWHIPTGTTQWQRPVSVPTDLQGSRKGSLGSITPSPTPETEKQPWSDFAVLNGGKINSDIWKDLHAATVNPDPSLKEFEGATLRYASLKLRNAPQSDDDDSCSINSDPEAKVCKKIHYEVTIKNLQL, encoded by the exons TCGATTCCAGTGTGGACGCACTGGCGGTGTTTATGGCAAGCGGCAGCACAACGGACGTGGTGAATCGCAACGGCCCCGCCACGCCACCCAACACCCTCAGCCTGCGCTCCTCTCACAATGAGCTGCTGAACGCTGAGATCCGGCACACCGAGACCAAGAACAGCACTCCTCCGAAATGCAGGAAGAAGTACGCGCTGACTAACATTCAGACAGCCATGGGCCTCTcagacccagcagcacagccccttctggggagcagctctgccaatATGAAGCTGGTGAAGAATGGAGAAAACCAGCTGAGGAAAGCTGCCGAGCAGGGCCAGCAGGATCCCAACAAGAACCTCAGCACCATGGCCGGCATCAGTGTGACTTCTGAGAAGTTTGAAGGCAAAGAGCCAAACCCACAGGACTCCTCCAGCTGTGAAATactgccctcacagcccaggaGGACCAAGAGCTTCCTTAATTACTATGCAGACCTGGAGACGTCTgccagagagctggagcagagctttGCTGCAATGGAAGATAAATCTGCACACAGCAATGGCCAGGCTTCTACCATTATTGTCAATGGGGAAGTCCTGTCCCGGAAGCAAAACAAGCAGTCAAGCCCAGAGGATGGCCAAGCTGCCACAGTGTCCTCGAGCCCTGAGACTAAGAAGGACCACCCCAAAACAGGGGCCAAAACAGACTGCGCGCTGCACAGGATTCAGAACCTGGCTCCGAGTGATGAGGACTCCAGCTGGACTACACTGTCCCAGGACAGCGCTTCGCCGAGCTCGCCTGACGAAACAG CAGATATATGGAGTGATCAATCATTTCAGACAGACCCAGACCTACCACctggatggaaaaaaatcaatgacaTTGCTGGAATCTACTACTGGCACATACCTACGGGAACAACTCAATGGCAACGTCCTGTGTCTGTTCCAACAGATCTTCAGGGCTCACGGAAAGGATCGCTTGGTTCCATTACTCCGTCACCTACTCCAGAAACTGAG AAACAGCCATGGAGTGATTTTGCTGTACTGAATGGGGGAAAGATTAATAGTGACATTTGGAAG GACCTGCATGCAGCCACTGTGAACCCAGACCCAAGTCTGAAAGAGTTTGAAGGAGCAACATTGCGCTATGCCTCCTTGAAGCTCAG AAATGCTCCACAGTCTGATGATGATGATTCTTGTAGCATCAACAGCGATCCAGAAGCCAAGGTCTGTAAGAAAATACACTATGAGGTAACAATTAAAAATTTGCAATTGTGA